The window TGGTAATCAATGCCGTTGGCATTGCAATAGGCCTGATCGGCCTTATTAATGGTTACAAAGAAGCCGTCGGACTGGTTGGCATTGCCAATTCTGCCAACCATCCATGGCGAAAGCATATCAAACGCTTTATATGTATTTAAAAAATCGGGGCGCGAATCGCTGGTTTGCGTAAGCCAGTTTGTAGGTACACCTCCAATAACATAACAACCTTTGCTTTTAAACCATTTAATTACATCAAGGCAATTTGCTGCGGTAAAGTCATGGTTGTTATCAGAAAAACCAAATCCCCAGATACATACAACAGGTTTGCCATTTTGCTTTGCATAGGCGGGCGACGAGGTGTATTGCGACATCTTGTTCGTCCAATCGGTTTTTAACTCGCTTTGCATATTTGTCCAGCCGCTTACATCGTACATAATGTAAAATTTAACACCATTTTTTTCGGCTGCTATTTTGGTTTTGGCTGCCATGGCATCACGTACTGGGCCTTCCAACCCGCTGGGGTTAAAACGCTGTAAAGCAGCGCCATCAATACCGTAATCTTTCATCCATTTAAACTGGGTATCTATAGTTTGGTCTGAAAACGAAGAGAACACAGTAGCCGGCTGCCCGTTGCCTAAATTGGCAAACTGTGTTGGGAATTTATTGGTATAATCGCGCATATCGGGCCAGGCTGATATGGCCTTATTAGTTGTTGATGGCTGCTGTTCCCAGGTTTGCGCCCAGTGCCAGTATCTGTTTATCGGCGATCCGTCGCCTATTGCCGCAAACCAACCCTGGTAACCTACTACTACCTTGCCTACTACATCGCCAACAGGCGAGGGGGTACGGTCGATGGTATCTGTTGGTGTTACCGGTGGGGTTGGGGTGTTGGTACTTTTTTTTGAACAGTTGCTGCTCACCGCTATCAGCGTTATTAGTAGCAACGCGTTAAATGATCTTCTTCTCATGTCCCTTGTTTTTATTTGTTTATATCTTTTATTTTTTCACTCCGTTAATATCCGTCTGAATCACTTTCCTGATGGTACCATCGGCGTTGTAATAAAGCTTGTTTACACAAACAGAACGCAGCCAATCATTGTGCGAAAGCGAGCTGTTATGGTAAAAAGCATACCATTGCCCTTTAAATTCAACTATTGAACCATGGTCGGTAAAACTGTCGGTAGGGTCCATGTATACGCCCTTATAGGTCCAGGGCCCAAGTGGGTTGTTACTTGTTGCATAGCGCATTCTATTGAATTTACCCGCCTCGTTAAAGTTGTCGGCGTATGACAGGTAATACACACCATTCCGTTTATGCACCCAACTTGCCTCGTGAAAGTCCGTAAGGCCCTGCATGGTTTTCATTTCGCCATCAAGTTCCATCATATTATCCTTTAGTTTGCCGCCCTTGCAAATGTTACCGCCGCCGTAGTATAAATAAGCCTGCCCATCATCATCAACAAACACACAGGGATCTATCAACGATTCGAGGCCATGGATGTACCCCTGCGATTTGAAGTCTTTTGCAGGGCTTTTGCTGGTTGCCACGCCTATTTTCCAGGTGGTATTCCATTCGGTACCGCTGGGATGCGGGAAGTAGAAGTAATACGTGCCGTTTTTATAAGCGCAATCTGGCGCCCACATAAAGCCACCTTCGGGGCGCCCCCAATCAACATCACTTGCCTGTAATACCTGGCCTTCATCCCGCCAGTGTACCATATCATCGGTGGAGTATACATGGTATTTGTCCATCAAATCGCAGCCGCGCGGAGGGTCGATGTCATGAGAAGGGTATAAATACAACCGGCCATCAGCCCAAACATGTGCCGATGGATCGGCAGTGTATATATCGGTAATAAAAGGGTTTTTAAAACCGTCGCCCTTAGGGTCTTCAATAACCACTGTTGGGGTTTCACTGGTAGTGTTGCTTTTTTTTGAGCAATTGCTTAACGCCAACACCAGGGCTGTTAAAAGGATTGTACAAACTGTCTTCCCGTTCATATTATTTACTTTTTTATAGCGCCGGTTGGTATTACTTTTTTAATAGTGCCATCGGCATTATAGTAAAGCTTATCTACACAGATAGATCGTAACCAATCCTGGTGAGAGAGTGAACTGTTATGATAAAACGCGTACCACTGCCCCTTAAACTGAACAATGGAACCATGGTTGGTATAGCTATCAGTAGGATCCATATAAACACCTTTTGATACCCAGGGGCCTAATGGAGTATTGCTGGTTGCATAACGCATTTGGTTGTGTTTTCCATTAACATCGTGATTATCGGAGTAGGATAGGTAGTAAATGCCATTCCGTTTGTGTACCCAGGTAGCCTCGTGAAAATCTTCCAGGCCTTCCATTTTTTGCATTTCCCCGTCAATTTCAACCATATTGCTTTTTAGCTTGCCACCTTTGCAGGTGCCGCCACCGCCATAATAGAAATATGCCTGGCCATCATCGTCAATAAATACACATGGATCGATCATCGATTCCAGTCCTTTGATATACCCCTGCGATTTAAACCCGCTTGCCGGTTTTTTGCTGGTAGCTACGCCAATTTTCCAGGTGCTGTTCCAGGCGGTACCGCTTGGATGCGGGAAATAAAAGTAATAAGTGCCATTTTTGTATGCGCAATCGGGCGCCCACATAAAACCACCTTCGGGGCGGCCCCATTCAACCTGGCTTGCGTTTAATATCTCGCCATGATCTTTCCAGTGCACCATGTCATCTGTTGAGTATACGTGGTACCTGTCCATCAAATCGCAGCCGCGCGGCGGGGCTACGTCATGCGATGGGTATACGTACAGGCGGCCATCTTTCCACACATGGGCAGATGGGTCGGCGGTAAATATGTCAGTAACAAAGGGATTGCCTACTGATTGC is drawn from Mucilaginibacter ginsenosidivorax and contains these coding sequences:
- a CDS encoding glycoside hydrolase family 71/99-like protein encodes the protein MRRRSFNALLLITLIAVSSNCSKKSTNTPTPPVTPTDTIDRTPSPVGDVVGKVVVGYQGWFAAIGDGSPINRYWHWAQTWEQQPSTTNKAISAWPDMRDYTNKFPTQFANLGNGQPATVFSSFSDQTIDTQFKWMKDYGIDGAALQRFNPSGLEGPVRDAMAAKTKIAAEKNGVKFYIMYDVSGWTNMQSELKTDWTNKMSQYTSSPAYAKQNGKPVVCIWGFGFSDNNHDFTAANCLDVIKWFKSKGCYVIGGVPTNWLTQTSDSRPDFLNTYKAFDMLSPWMVGRIGNANQSDGFFVTINKADQAYCNANGIDYQPCVLPGDLSARQRAHGDFMWRQFYNMTRVGAQGIYISMFDEYNEGNQIAKTAESQAFIPAGSGFLGLDEDGTACSADYYLRLTGDGAKMFKKIIPLTPTRPTKPVL
- a CDS encoding family 43 glycosylhydrolase, encoding MNGKTVCTILLTALVLALSNCSKKSNTTSETPTVVIEDPKGDGFKNPFITDIYTADPSAHVWADGRLYLYPSHDIDPPRGCDLMDKYHVYSTDDMVHWRDEGQVLQASDVDWGRPEGGFMWAPDCAYKNGTYYFYFPHPSGTEWNTTWKIGVATSKSPAKDFKSQGYIHGLESLIDPCVFVDDDGQAYLYYGGGNICKGGKLKDNMMELDGEMKTMQGLTDFHEASWVHKRNGVYYLSYADNFNEAGKFNRMRYATSNNPLGPWTYKGVYMDPTDSFTDHGSIVEFKGQWYAFYHNSSLSHNDWLRSVCVNKLYYNADGTIRKVIQTDINGVKK
- a CDS encoding family 43 glycosylhydrolase yields the protein MKIYNLLSPQRKKKPTHLFTAIITGLTIMASSHSFAQEQQSTQSVGNPFVTDIFTADPSAHVWKDGRLYVYPSHDVAPPRGCDLMDRYHVYSTDDMVHWKDHGEILNASQVEWGRPEGGFMWAPDCAYKNGTYYFYFPHPSGTAWNSTWKIGVATSKKPASGFKSQGYIKGLESMIDPCVFIDDDGQAYFYYGGGGTCKGGKLKSNMVEIDGEMQKMEGLEDFHEATWVHKRNGIYYLSYSDNHDVNGKHNQMRYATSNTPLGPWVSKGVYMDPTDSYTNHGSIVQFKGQWYAFYHNSSLSHQDWLRSICVDKLYYNADGTIKKVIPTGAIKK